A genomic stretch from Thermomonospora umbrina includes:
- a CDS encoding tetratricopeptide repeat protein produces the protein MADSRIPNHLLRALLDEVGWSGAELARHAGAVAAEQGVALSFDRKTVSFWLAGRRPRPPAPAIVAEAFSRALGRPVTIADTGLARDRSSFRSQGAPATAGPHAQPAGPRDEGIGATDPAAALRELGQKQRRRRVPTENAYRLALLNVPTWTRAASAQTTSVSPAHHAETVTAPQVETIEQMVRLFIDNDGAFGGGYARGPLSAYLAHDVAPLLGGAASPQLRLRMFRAATQLTYLCAFMCFDDEEHAIAQRYHRTALDLAIEAADPAGYAVILRAMSVQARSLGHHHEALVLAETAAATGRRKASPARHAFLLGQVAVAAAADSDRATALSALSAAERRLEQATSQTRPCPTRPSQTTAGSTSEVIGDYHPAALAHQEAAVRALLGDTKGAITALQTSLRHRPGDERRSRAITTARLAELHLRLGHLDQAVHTWHLFLDDYPHLSSARVTSALQNMKAQLRPHSGNAGARHLLARTATL, from the coding sequence ATGGCGGATTCGCGGATTCCCAACCACTTGCTGCGCGCCCTGCTCGATGAGGTCGGATGGAGCGGTGCCGAGCTGGCGAGACACGCCGGCGCGGTCGCGGCCGAGCAGGGGGTCGCGCTCTCCTTCGACCGGAAGACGGTGTCGTTCTGGCTGGCGGGGCGTCGACCTCGGCCGCCCGCGCCGGCCATCGTGGCCGAGGCCTTCTCTCGTGCCCTCGGCCGCCCGGTCACGATCGCCGACACAGGTCTGGCGCGCGATCGGTCATCGTTCCGCTCGCAGGGCGCCCCGGCGACAGCGGGTCCCCACGCCCAACCGGCCGGGCCACGGGACGAGGGCATCGGCGCCACCGACCCGGCGGCGGCGTTGCGCGAGCTCGGACAGAAGCAGCGGCGCCGGCGGGTTCCGACGGAGAACGCCTACAGACTCGCCCTGCTGAACGTGCCGACGTGGACCCGGGCCGCGTCCGCGCAGACCACGTCGGTCTCGCCGGCACACCACGCCGAGACGGTGACGGCCCCGCAGGTGGAGACGATCGAACAGATGGTGCGGCTGTTCATCGACAACGACGGCGCCTTCGGCGGCGGCTACGCCCGTGGTCCGCTCTCGGCGTACCTCGCTCATGACGTGGCGCCGCTGCTGGGCGGCGCAGCCTCACCGCAGCTGCGCCTGCGGATGTTCCGAGCCGCGACCCAACTGACCTATCTGTGCGCCTTCATGTGCTTCGACGACGAAGAGCACGCCATCGCTCAGCGCTACCATCGCACGGCCCTCGACCTGGCCATCGAGGCGGCGGACCCGGCCGGTTACGCCGTCATTCTGCGCGCGATGTCGGTCCAGGCCCGTTCACTCGGACATCATCACGAAGCGCTCGTCCTCGCAGAGACGGCCGCGGCCACCGGTCGCAGGAAGGCAAGCCCAGCACGGCACGCCTTCCTTCTCGGACAGGTCGCGGTCGCCGCCGCGGCCGACTCCGACCGCGCGACGGCGCTGTCGGCCCTGTCCGCCGCCGAACGCCGCCTGGAACAGGCGACCTCGCAGACCAGGCCATGCCCGACCAGACCCTCACAGACCACCGCCGGGTCCACGTCGGAGGTCATCGGGGACTACCACCCCGCCGCGCTCGCCCACCAGGAGGCGGCGGTCAGAGCACTCCTCGGAGACACCAAGGGAGCCATCACCGCCCTACAGACCTCCCTACGCCACCGCCCCGGAGACGAACGCCGCTCCCGCGCGATCACCACCGCGCGCCTGGCCGAACTCCACCTGAGACTCGGCCACCTCGACCAGGCCGTCCACACCTGGCACCTCTTCCTCGACGACTACCCCCACCTGTCCTCGGCCCGCGTCACCTCTGCCCTGCAGAACATGAAGGCACAACTGAGACCCCACTCGGGCAACGCCGGAGCACGCCACCTACTGGCCCGCACCGCAACGCTTTGA
- a CDS encoding iron-containing redox enzyme family protein has product MTTVDHLLPSLDAACRPRDMYRVALGAQCPPTPRPLVEALNAELLEATAPEVEPATPQWLRHRALAWADAATEGHRRVWGQATHSQLHQVLVPRAVLAFAPLALTSGAWLQRMTSPANADDPVALAVLARYASDLGAGRPHASRGHAYLALLRRLGIADHAAPTAFLANDRRIDHLAFHLPGTVLMMSRCPDDFWWQILGVDLCLRTVGLVPVAHVLRLALPDAADWDAIDLRENRPLLTPAVPDPVMPDGTGPPMPRPDTEHDQKALVQGFQWTLDVLQRWDESLAQDLRLRLDASYEMGELLRDKARQAAVYHQNHQLAGRPLSRWLEECHNDPAPLMAALAAGRLVRPDDPESSPLINALISPQGPMFRIFTRQDVAVIQRWIASLPHSTVSRVPRPAPPGDEDHRPGPGRRTAPDQAPADRRPTGLREAYHLLQRRTETPALREYALDYVHQWLNGARRQLRRDGQSPHQLPRTWPAQGLRAWLAGQHERHARQFHSGDREALPSREALIDSTVQLAPLTLIDGSWLQGFTDYAHGSSDAGHFLFQIYWDELGNGRPDLNHPLIFRRLLTEMGVQVPPTGSRDFARSPLFRDASFRLPVYWLSIGRHTTSFLPEILGLNVAMELSGVGGAYRQSHKALKAHGFSTRFVDIHNTIDNVATGHSAWAADAVDAHMLSLPLSQQGAEPGGTWDRIRIGYRSLTSAPATRRSHVGDLASGMVGQLKDRCGRHRRRHPPTARDRSGTDV; this is encoded by the coding sequence ATGACGACAGTCGACCACCTGCTGCCCAGCCTCGACGCTGCCTGCCGACCCCGTGACATGTACCGCGTCGCGTTGGGTGCCCAGTGCCCGCCGACCCCGCGCCCGCTGGTCGAGGCGCTCAACGCCGAACTGCTCGAGGCCACGGCACCGGAGGTGGAGCCAGCGACCCCCCAATGGCTTCGGCATCGGGCGCTGGCCTGGGCCGACGCCGCGACCGAGGGCCATCGGCGGGTGTGGGGGCAGGCGACCCACAGCCAACTCCACCAGGTGCTGGTCCCCCGAGCGGTCCTGGCCTTCGCGCCGCTGGCCCTGACCAGCGGAGCGTGGCTGCAACGCATGACCTCACCGGCCAACGCCGACGATCCTGTGGCGCTGGCCGTGCTGGCTCGCTACGCGTCGGATCTGGGAGCGGGTCGACCCCATGCCAGTCGGGGTCATGCCTACCTGGCGTTGTTGCGCCGGCTGGGCATCGCCGACCACGCTGCTCCAACGGCCTTCCTGGCCAACGACCGTCGGATCGACCACCTGGCGTTCCATCTGCCGGGCACGGTGTTGATGATGAGCCGCTGCCCCGACGACTTCTGGTGGCAGATTCTCGGCGTCGACCTGTGCCTGCGGACCGTGGGATTGGTGCCGGTGGCGCACGTGCTGCGACTGGCGCTGCCGGACGCCGCCGACTGGGATGCCATCGATCTGCGGGAGAACCGGCCCCTGCTCACTCCTGCCGTCCCCGACCCCGTCATGCCCGACGGCACCGGCCCGCCGATGCCGCGCCCCGACACGGAGCATGACCAGAAGGCCCTGGTTCAGGGCTTCCAGTGGACGTTGGACGTCCTGCAGCGCTGGGACGAGAGCCTGGCGCAAGATCTGCGACTCCGGCTGGACGCCTCCTATGAGATGGGTGAGCTGCTGCGGGACAAGGCTCGGCAGGCGGCCGTCTACCACCAGAACCACCAACTCGCGGGACGCCCGCTGTCGAGGTGGCTGGAGGAGTGCCACAACGATCCGGCGCCCCTGATGGCCGCGCTGGCCGCCGGCAGGCTCGTCCGGCCGGACGACCCCGAGTCCAGCCCGCTGATCAACGCGCTGATCAGCCCACAAGGCCCCATGTTCAGGATCTTCACCCGGCAGGACGTGGCGGTCATCCAGCGCTGGATCGCCTCGCTCCCCCACAGCACCGTCTCCCGGGTTCCCCGGCCCGCACCGCCCGGCGATGAAGATCATCGCCCAGGTCCCGGACGCCGGACCGCCCCCGACCAGGCACCCGCCGACCGCCGGCCCACCGGCCTGCGGGAGGCCTACCACCTGCTGCAACGCCGTACCGAAACACCGGCCCTACGCGAGTACGCCCTGGACTACGTGCACCAGTGGCTCAACGGCGCTCGAAGGCAACTGCGCCGTGACGGGCAAAGCCCCCACCAACTCCCCCGCACCTGGCCGGCTCAGGGGCTGCGCGCCTGGCTGGCCGGACAGCACGAGCGGCACGCCCGTCAGTTCCATTCCGGTGATCGTGAAGCCCTGCCCTCCCGCGAGGCGCTGATCGACTCCACCGTCCAACTCGCACCGCTCACCCTGATCGACGGCAGTTGGCTGCAAGGCTTCACCGACTACGCCCACGGCTCGTCCGATGCCGGCCATTTCCTGTTCCAGATCTACTGGGACGAGTTGGGCAACGGACGCCCCGACCTCAACCACCCGCTGATCTTCCGACGGCTTCTTACCGAAATGGGAGTCCAGGTCCCACCGACGGGCTCCCGCGACTTCGCCCGGTCGCCGCTGTTCCGCGACGCGTCGTTCCGGCTGCCGGTCTACTGGCTGAGCATCGGACGGCATACGACCTCCTTCCTGCCCGAGATCCTCGGCCTGAACGTGGCCATGGAACTGTCCGGCGTGGGCGGGGCCTACCGCCAGTCCCACAAGGCGCTGAAGGCGCACGGATTCAGCACCCGGTTCGTCGACATTCACAACACCATCGACAACGTCGCCACCGGACACTCGGCGTGGGCGGCCGATGCTGTCGACGCCCACATGCTCTCGCTGCCCTTGTCGCAGCAGGGCGCGGAGCCCGGAGGGACCTGGGACAGGATCCGCATCGGCTACCGGTCGCTGACCTCTGCGCCGGCGACACGCCGTTCCCACGTCGGCGACCTGGCCAGCGGCATGGTCGGCCAACTCAAGGACCGTTGCGGACGTCATCGACGCCGGCATCCACCGACCGCTCGCGACAGGAGCGGGACCGATGTCTGA
- a CDS encoding SGNH/GDSL hydrolase family protein, whose translation MTVQRYVLTPQMRQYDDFDDRAQVRYLPYLMYFHRANYHSEVLNTDRLGFRISHGVDESASTGGRIPDRPVRLLVGSSIVFGVGATNDHATLASRLWSRHAPSVPWLNFGGRSYNSLQEVLLLLLHRELLPEIEEIVLLTGFNNLVLTGLPPRMQGDHGAFFYCGEYLDQTEELLRRRREQKKGRAKRSHKTDPPAPTPDQDSPATTADPERLIAQAAAWTCRDLDNWCRLAGGARVSFVLQPVATWVRDRAAPQEQALFDEYDDMARLGAFQDLRGVITTPEVGRRYAEVLRAACAKRSMPFVDLNPVLADATKPDQWLYVDRAHLTDEGSDIVARLLADRLSLT comes from the coding sequence GTGACCGTGCAACGGTACGTGCTCACGCCGCAGATGCGCCAGTACGACGATTTCGATGACCGTGCACAGGTCAGATACCTGCCGTATCTGATGTACTTCCACAGGGCGAACTACCACTCCGAGGTGCTCAACACCGACAGGCTCGGATTTCGGATCTCTCACGGTGTCGACGAATCGGCCTCGACGGGCGGGAGAATCCCCGATCGGCCCGTACGCCTGCTGGTCGGGAGTTCGATCGTCTTTGGCGTCGGCGCCACCAACGACCATGCGACGCTGGCATCGCGACTGTGGTCGCGACATGCGCCATCAGTACCATGGCTCAACTTCGGTGGCCGCAGTTACAACTCCCTTCAGGAAGTCCTGCTGCTACTGCTCCACCGCGAACTCCTGCCCGAGATCGAAGAGATCGTCCTGCTCACCGGCTTCAACAACCTGGTGTTGACCGGACTTCCGCCGCGTATGCAAGGCGACCACGGCGCCTTCTTCTATTGCGGCGAATACCTGGACCAGACCGAGGAACTTCTCCGGCGCCGTCGCGAGCAGAAGAAGGGCAGGGCCAAACGGTCCCACAAGACCGACCCGCCCGCCCCCACCCCGGACCAGGATTCGCCGGCCACCACCGCCGACCCCGAAAGGTTGATCGCCCAGGCCGCCGCGTGGACCTGTCGCGACCTGGACAACTGGTGTCGGCTGGCTGGCGGGGCACGGGTGTCGTTCGTGCTCCAGCCGGTCGCCACCTGGGTCCGCGACCGGGCGGCGCCCCAGGAGCAGGCGTTGTTCGACGAGTACGACGACATGGCGCGGTTGGGGGCCTTCCAGGATCTGCGCGGTGTCATCACCACGCCGGAGGTCGGGCGACGCTACGCCGAGGTCCTGCGCGCCGCCTGTGCGAAACGCTCGATGCCCTTCGTGGACCTCAATCCCGTGCTCGCCGATGCCACAAAGCCCGACCAGTGGCTCTACGTCGACCGTGCTCACCTGACCGATGAGGGCTCCGACATCGTCGCCCGGTTGTTGGCCGACCGTCTCAGCCTGACCTGA
- a CDS encoding carbamoyltransferase family protein has protein sequence MSELILGISAFYHDSAAALVDDGVVVAAAQEERFTRVRHDSSFPAHAVGYCLRQAEARLDDVAKVAYYEDPALKFRRVMATFLGDAPHGLKTFRDVMPDWLSWKYRIKHTLGRHLADLDRGRVPEIEYRGHHESHAASAFLPSPFDSAAVLCMDGVGEWATTTIWHGRGDRLRLLAEMRFPHSLGLLYSAFTDFCGFKVDSGEYKLMGLAPYGRPRYAEVIRRNLIDLKEDGSFRLNTRHFEFLHGQRMTGRAFESLFGGPPRKPEEALTEREFDLAASVQAVTEEAVLGLARAARRLTGERRLCMAGGVALNCVANGRLADQGIFDRLWIQPAAGDAGGALGAALAVAARTAARAGTPRKVAADGRDAMSGALLGPCHTDTDIAGFLNRRRIPYQRLSTDELVARLACALAEGNVVGWFQGRMEFGPRALGARSILGDPRNPDMQSTMNQKIKFRESFRPFAPSVLAADAEDYFDLRQESPYMLLVAPVSVDQRLERPAGEDDATGLDRLRLQRSTVPAVTHVDHSARIQTVTEHVNPLYHRLLTAFKEKTGCPVLVNTSFNVRGEPIVASPGDAYTCFMRTDIDLLAMGHFLLDKRDQPDWSDTADWRSTIPLD, from the coding sequence ATGTCTGAGCTGATCCTGGGAATCTCGGCCTTCTACCACGACAGCGCCGCCGCCCTGGTGGACGACGGTGTCGTGGTCGCGGCGGCCCAAGAGGAACGCTTCACCCGCGTCCGTCATGACTCCTCCTTCCCCGCCCACGCCGTCGGGTACTGCCTGCGGCAAGCCGAGGCGAGGCTGGACGATGTGGCGAAGGTCGCCTACTACGAGGACCCCGCCCTGAAGTTCCGCCGGGTCATGGCGACGTTCCTGGGTGACGCCCCCCATGGCCTCAAGACCTTCCGGGACGTCATGCCCGACTGGCTCTCCTGGAAGTACCGCATCAAGCACACCTTGGGCAGGCACCTGGCCGACCTCGACCGGGGTCGCGTCCCCGAGATCGAGTACCGGGGCCACCACGAGTCCCACGCGGCCTCGGCCTTCCTGCCCAGCCCGTTCGACAGTGCGGCGGTCCTGTGCATGGACGGCGTGGGCGAGTGGGCCACCACGACCATCTGGCATGGCCGGGGCGATCGACTGCGTCTGCTCGCCGAGATGCGGTTCCCGCACTCGCTGGGGCTGCTGTACTCCGCCTTCACCGACTTTTGTGGATTCAAGGTGGATTCCGGCGAGTACAAACTAATGGGGCTGGCCCCTTATGGACGCCCTAGGTACGCCGAGGTCATCCGCCGGAACCTGATAGACCTCAAGGAGGACGGCTCCTTCCGTCTGAACACCCGCCACTTCGAGTTCCTGCACGGGCAGCGGATGACGGGCCGGGCCTTCGAGTCGCTGTTCGGCGGGCCGCCCCGCAAGCCCGAGGAAGCGCTGACCGAGCGGGAGTTCGACCTCGCGGCCTCGGTCCAGGCGGTGACCGAGGAGGCGGTCCTGGGCCTGGCCCGAGCCGCCCGGCGGCTGACCGGGGAGCGGCGGCTGTGCATGGCGGGGGGCGTGGCCCTCAACTGCGTGGCCAACGGACGGCTGGCCGATCAGGGCATCTTCGACCGCCTGTGGATCCAGCCGGCGGCCGGTGACGCCGGAGGCGCGTTGGGGGCCGCGCTGGCCGTGGCCGCCCGGACCGCGGCGCGGGCCGGAACGCCGCGAAAGGTGGCCGCCGACGGCCGCGACGCGATGTCAGGTGCGCTACTCGGCCCCTGTCACACCGACACCGACATCGCCGGGTTCCTGAACCGGCGGCGCATCCCCTACCAGCGGCTGTCCACCGACGAGCTGGTGGCAAGGCTGGCCTGCGCGCTGGCCGAGGGAAACGTGGTGGGCTGGTTCCAGGGGCGGATGGAGTTCGGGCCTCGGGCGTTGGGGGCCCGGTCGATCCTGGGCGACCCCCGCAACCCTGACATGCAGTCCACCATGAACCAGAAGATCAAGTTCAGGGAGTCGTTCCGGCCCTTCGCGCCATCGGTCCTGGCCGCCGACGCCGAGGACTACTTCGACCTGCGGCAGGAGAGCCCCTACATGCTCCTGGTCGCCCCGGTATCAGTCGATCAGCGGCTGGAGCGCCCCGCAGGCGAAGACGACGCCACCGGCCTGGATCGGCTGCGTCTGCAACGCTCCACGGTGCCCGCTGTCACCCACGTCGACCACTCGGCTCGAATCCAAACGGTCACGGAGCACGTCAACCCGCTGTACCACCGGCTGCTGACCGCGTTCAAGGAAAAGACCGGCTGCCCCGTCCTTGTGAACACCTCGTTCAACGTGCGCGGGGAACCGATCGTGGCCTCCCCCGGCGACGCCTACACCTGCTTCATGCGCACCGACATCGACCTGTTGGCCATGGGCCACTTCCTCCTCGACAAAAGGGACCAGCCGGACTGGTCCGACACCGCCGACTGGAGGTCGACCATCCCCCTGGACTGA